A window of the Brassica napus cultivar Da-Ae chromosome A2, Da-Ae, whole genome shotgun sequence genome harbors these coding sequences:
- the LOC106367205 gene encoding transcription factor WER — protein MRKKVSTSGEEGNNEYKKGLWTVEEDKILMDYVKAHGKGHWNRIAKKTGLKRCGKSCRLRWMNYLSPNVKRGNFTEQEEDLIIRLHKLLGNRWSLIAKRVPGRTDNQVKNYWNTHLSKKLGNKDPKTKPSNGDIVHQTSLTNPTETLEETNISNINDNSEIQEDRQGSNYLSSHWVHDDEFELSSLTNMMDFIDGHCF, from the exons atgagGAAAAAAGTAAGTACTAGTGGTGAAGAAGGAAACAATGAGTACAAGAAAGGTTTGTGGACTGTAGAAGAAGACAAGATCCTCATGGATTATGTCAAAGCTCATGGCAAAGGTCATTGGAATCGTATAGCCAAAAAGACTG GTTTAAAGAGATGTGGAAAGAGTTGTCGATTGAGGTGGATGAATTATCTCAGCCCAAATGTTAAAAGAGGCAATTTCACCGAGCAAGAAGAAGATCTTATCATTAGGCTCCACAAGTTGCTTGGTAATag GTGGTCCTTGATTGCTAAAAGAGTGCCGGGTCGGACGGATAACCAAGTGAAGAATTATTGGAACACACATCTGAGTAAGAAACTTGGAAACAAAGATCCAAAAACCAAGCCGAGTAATGGTGATATTGTCCATCAGACCAGTCTCACAAATCCTACTGAAACATTAGAAGAAACAAATATCTCAAATATTAATGATAACAGTGAGATTCAAGAAGATCGTCAAGGAAGTAACTATTTGAGTTCACATTGGGTCCATGATGATGAGTTTGAGCTAAGTTCACTCACCAACATGATGGATTTTATAGACGGACACTGCTTttga
- the LOC106429915 gene encoding formate dehydrogenase, chloroplastic/mitochondrial, which yields MMAMRRFTGAAIRACSSSSSSGYFARHLHASSGESKKIVGVFYKANEYASKNPNFLGCVENSLGIRNWLESQGHQYIVTDDKEGLDCELEKHIPDLHVLISTPFHPAYVTAERIKKAKNLQLLLTAGIGSDHIDLQAAAAAGLTVAEVTGSNVVSVAEDELMRILILMRNFVPGYNQVVNGEWNVAGIAYRAYDLEGKTIGTVGAGRIGKLLLQRLKPFGCNLLYHDRLQMEPELEKEIGANYVENLNEMLPKCDVVVLNMPLTEKTRGMFNKEMIAKMKKGVLIVNNARGAIMDRQAVVEAMESGQIGGYSGDVWDPQPAPKDHPWRYMPNQAMTPHISGTTMDAQIRYAAGTKDMLEKYFKGEDFPAQNYIVKDGVIAPQYM from the exons ATGATGGCTATGAGACGTTTCACCGGGGCGGCGATCAGggcctgttcttcctcttcgTCTTCTGGCTACTTTGCTCGCCACCTTCAT GCTTCTTCTGGTGAGAGCAAAAAGATTGTTGGAGTTTTCTACAAAGCCAATGAATACGCTTCCAAGAACCCTAACTTCCTCGGCTGCGTCGAGAACTCCTTAGGAATCCGCAACTGGCTCGAATCACAAGGACATCAGTACATTGTCACTGACGACAAAGAAGGTCTAGACTGTG AACTTGAGAAGCACATCCCGGATCTTCATGTCTTGATATCCACCCCATTTCACCCGGCTTACGTGACTGCGGAAAGGATCAAGAAAGCCAAGAACCTCCAGCTTCTCCTCACTGCTGGTATTGGATCCGACCACATCGACCTACAAGCAGCTGCAGCTGCTGGCCTGACGGTGGCTGAAGTCACAGGAAGCAACGTGGTCTCTGTGGCAGAAGATGAGCTGATGAGAATCCTGATCCTCATGCGCAACTTTGTACCAGGGTACAACCAGGTCGTCAATGGAGAGTGGAACGTTGCGGGGATTGCGTATAGAGCGTATGATCTGGAAGGGAAGACGATAGGAACCGTAGGAGCTGGAAGAATCGGGAAGCTTTTGTTGCAAAGGTTAAAACCGTTCGGGTGCAACTTATTGTACCATGACAGGCTTCAGATGGAGCCTGAGCTGGAGAAAGAGATTGGTGCTAACTACGTTGAGAACTTGAATGAAATGCTTCCTAAGTGTGATGTTGTGGTTCTCAACATGCCTCTCACGGAGAAGACAAG AGGAATGTTCAACAAAGAGATGATAGCGAAAATGAAGAAAGGAGTTTTGATAGTGAACAATGCAAGAGGAGCCATCATGGACAGGCAAGCTGTGGTGGAAGCGATGGAGAGTGGACAGATCGGAGGGTATAGCGGAGACGTTTGGGACCCACAGCCAGCACCTAAGGACCATCCATGGCGTTACATGCCTAACCAAGCCATGACCCCTCACATCTCTGGCACCACCATGGATGCACAG ataCGTTATGCGGCGGGGACTAAAGACATGTTGGAGAAGTACTTCAAGGGAGAAGACTTCCCTGCTCAGAATTACATTGTCAAGGATGGTGTGATTGCTCCTCAGTACATGTGA
- the LOC106367202 gene encoding mannosyltransferase APTG1 translates to MEIRKRKNADGDGDGGATVNSGDDRIPSSASSKSSRATRSTRRIFLLCLAFRVVNALLIQTYFNPDEHWQSLEVAHRTVFGYGYLTWEWKRGIRSYLHPMLFAFLYKVLHLTGLDTPYVMSKAPRLMQSVFSAFGDLYLYKLSDALYGENVATWSLFCQLANWFMFFCMNRTFSNCLETVLTIMGIYYWPCIRDPSKDYPVNRKWGLVIAALACAIRPTSAIIWLYVGTLELFLTPSKVKFVVLEVIPVGSLVLGFTCLLDRLMYGSWVIVPLNFLKFNFLSSGGDYYGTHPWHWYFSQGFLVMLFTFTPLSIAGIIKSKDKKLSALVLWVLTVYSLLGHKEFRFVLPVLPIALIFSGYALAQIEASVSSLSSITTKKQVSRKKHIVKWSPKLILSVLFLLVTNVPMALYMSLFHQRGTEDAMNYLSEEAYKGRVKSILFLMPCHSTPYYSTLHSNIPMLFLDCTPSEEKGKLDESDRFMMDPLGIVSELAGNWSEPPSHIVMFASEERKLRDFIIQHSFREVKRFFHAHFKVDRDLQSSVVVYSNNIEG, encoded by the exons ATGGAAATAAGGAAACGGAAGAACGCCGACGGCGACGGCGACGGTGGCGCGACAGTTAACAGCGGCGATGATCGGATTCCGTCTAGTGCTTCTTCCAAATCAAGTCGAGCAACTCGATCCACGAGGCGGATATTCTTACTCTGCCTCGCGTTTCGCGTGGTGAACGCTTTGTTGATCCAAACGTATTTCAATCCAGACGAGCATTGGCAATCCCTAGAAGTAGCTCATCGCACCGTCTTCGG GTATGGTTACTTGACATGGGAGTGGAAGAGAGGGATACGAAGCTACTTGCATCCAATGTTATTCGCTTTCTTGTATAAGGTTCTTCATCTCACGGGTCTTGATACTCCCTACGTTATG AGCAAAGCCCCACGTCTCATGCAATCCGTATTTTCAGCTTTTGGTGATCTCTATTTGTACAAACTCTCTGATGCTCTCTATGGAGAAAATGTTGCAACTTGGTCT CTCTTTTGTCAACTGGCAAACTGGTTCATGTTCTTCTGTATGAACCGTACCTTTTCAAATTGTTTGGAGACTGTACTTACCATCATGGGGATTTACTACTGGCCTTGTATTAGAGATCCTTCAAAGGACTATCCTGTGAATCGGAAGTGGGGTTTGGTCATAGCGGCTTTAGCATGTGCCATAAGACCAACAAGTGCAATCATATGGTTATACGTTGGGACGCTTGAGCTATTTTTGACGCCTAGTAAGGTCAAATTTGTCGTCCTAGAGGTGATCCCAGTTGG GTCTTTGGTCCTCGGCTTCACCTGTTTGTTGGACCGTCTGATGTACGGCTCATGGGTCATTGTACCTCTTAATTTTCTCAAGTTCAATTTCCTTTCGTCTGGTGGAGACTATTACGGAACTCACCCATGGCACTGGTACTTCTCCCAGGGGTTTCTCGTCATGCTTTTCACTTTCACACCACTCTCCATTGCTGGAATTATCAAGTCTAAGGATAAGAAGCTTTCAGCTCTTGTTCTATGGGTTTTAACGGTTTACAGTCTACTCGGCCACAAGGAATTCAG GTTTGTGCTGCCGGTGCTACCCATTGCTTTGATATTCTCTGGCTATGCACTTGCTCAAATTGAGGCATCTGTTTCATCATTATCTTCAATAACTACAAAGAAGCAAGTCTCTCGAAAGAAGCACATCGTCAAGTGGTCTCCTAAACTTATACTTTCAGTCCTATTTTTACTTGTGACCAATGTCCCAATGGCACTATACATGAGTTTATTCCATCAG AGAGGGACGGAGGATGCGATGAACTACTTATCGGAAGAAGCATATAAAGGGAGAGTAAAGAGCATTCTCTTTCTCATGCCATGCCATTCCACTCCCTACTATTCTACTCTCCATAGTAACATTCCAATGCTATTTCTCGACTGCACGCCAAG TGAAGAGAAGGGAAAACTTGACGAGTCAGACAGATTCATGATGGACCCTTTAGGTATCGTATCAGAGTTAGCTGGAAACTGGTCAGAGCCGCCTAGTCACATTGTGATGTTTGCATCAGAAGAAAGGAAACTCAGAGATTTCATAATCCAACATTCCTTTAGAGAG GTGAAAAGATTCTTCCACGCGCATTTCAAGGTTGATAGAGATCTTCAGTCCTCGGTGGTCGTCTATTCTAACAATATAGAAGGCTGA
- the LOC106367203 gene encoding uncharacterized protein LOC106367203, whose translation MASNTLKDLNTLPVTEKMSECKPSLAKPCVGKINGKSEDRPLPSSAAALDPSVVETEKAAVEVEYIESENLDDVDDADAVLKTVVAGLDSKDWVSVCDALNNVRRLSIFHKEAMLHMLEKVIPLVVKSLKNPRSAVCKTACMTSADIFSAYNNDITDLLDSLLTQLLLKSSQDKRFVCEAAEKALTSMTKYVSPTLLLPKLQPCLKNRNPRIRAKASLCFSRSVPRLGVEGIKEYGIDKLVQAAASQLTDQLPESREAARTVLLELQSVYEKAHPIIKDETSSPSSLPEEEQTPEAVTWEMFCQSKLSALSAQAVLRVTNVVAVPAREGLVTAGSSSSSQL comes from the exons ATGGCGAGCAATACTTTGAAAGATTTGAATACTCTTCCTGTAACTGAGAAGATGAGTGAATGTAAACCAAGCTTAGCCAAGCCTTGTGTTGGGAAAATTAATGGAAAGTCTGAAGACAGACCTCTACCAAGCTCTGCTGCTGCTTTGGATCCTAGTGTTGTGGAAACAGAGAAAGCTGCCGTGGAAGTTGAGTATATTGAATCTGAGAACTTGGATGATGTTGACGATGCTGATGCAGTTCTCAAG ACGGTTGTAGCTGGTCTTGACTCCAAGGATTGGGTATCAGTCTGTGATGCTCTTAACAACGTTCGTCGGCTTTCAATATTCCACAAAGAAGCAATGCTGCATATGCT AGAAAAAGTGATCCCACTAGTTGTGAAATCACTGAAAAATCCAAGAAGCGCGGTGTGTAAAACCGCATGCATGACATCTGCAGACATCTTCAGCGCGTATAACAACGATATAACAGATCTGTTGGATTCTCTC CTTACTCAACTCCTCCTCAAGTCTTCCCAAGATAAAAGGTTTGTCTGCGAGGCAGCAGAGAAAGCTTTAACATCAATGACCAAATACGTTTCCCCAACTTTGCTGTTACCAAAGCTGCAACCTTGTCTCAAGAACAGGAATCCTCGGATCCGTGCAAAAGCATCGTTGTGCTTTTCCAGAAGTGTTCCCCGATTG GGCGTTGAAGGTATTAAAGAATATGGAATCGACAAATTGGTTCAAGCAGCCGCGTCTCAGCTTACCGATCAGCTCCCTGAATCCCGCGAGGCTGCACGTACCGTCCTACTAGAACTTCAGTCCGTTTATGAAAAAGCTCATCCTATCATCAAAGACGAgacatcatcaccatcatctttGCCAGAGGAAGAGCAAACCCCAGAGGCAGTTACTTGGGAAATGTTCTGTCAGTCGAAGCTGTCGGCTCTAAGCGCACAAGCCGTGCTTCGTGTCACCAATGTCGTGGCAGTGCCTGCTCGGGAGGGTTTGGTTACTGCaggttcatcttcttcatcacagCTATAA